TGGCCCGGCCGTCGACCGCACGATCGGCGGCGGTGGCGGGCAGGCGGTCGAACCGCGAGCCGTCGTTCTCGTTTGGACCACTCATCCCGCGACCTCCAGTTTCGCACAGAAGAAGCCGCCCGTATCGTTGAGGTGGGGGTAGACCCGCTTCGCGTGCTCGACACCGGGGTCGAAGCGGTCGTCCTCCCACTCGGTGATCCCGGGCCTCGTTTCGAGCCCGCACTCGAACTCGACGAGCCGGCAGTCCTCGCTTTCGAGGACCGCGTCCAGCACCGCCTCGTTCTCCTCCGGCGCGAAGGTACACGTCGAGTAAACCACTGTCCCCCCTGTTTTGGTCGCCTGGACCGCCCGCCGGAGGATAGACTTCTGGGTGCCGGCGATCGATTCGATCCGTTGGCGGGACCACTCGTCGAGCGCGTCGGGGTTCTTCCGGATGGTGCCCTCACACGAGCACGGCACGTCGACGAGCGCGCGGTCGAACGCCTCGAAATCGAACGGCGCGAGCGAGTAGTTGCCGGCGTCCCGGTTCGTGACGGCCATCGAGGTCACCCCCAGGCGTTCGGCGTTGAACCGGAGCGCCGAGAGCCGTCCCAGGTTGCGGTCGTTCGCGACCACGAGCCCGCGGTCGTCGGCGAGCGCCGCGAGCTGGGTGGCCTTCCCGCCGGGGGCGGCACACGCCGCGAACACCCGTTCGCCCGGTTTCGGGTCACACACCGTCGCGGGCAGCGCCGAGACCTCCTCCTGGCCGTGGAGCCAGCCGTGGAACGCGCCCCACGTCCGACCGGTGGTGGTCCCGTCGAGCTTCACGAGCCCCGGCTGCCACTCGCACGACTCGAACTCGACACCCTCCTCGTCGAGTGCCTCCTTCGCGCGCTCGACGCTCGTCTTGATGGTGTTGACCCGGGCGACGTGGCCGAGCGGGCGCTCACAGGCCGCACGGAACGCCGCGAAGTCGTCGATGATGGGTTCGTATCGGTCGAGGGGGTCCATTGGTCGTCGTGGTCGGCGTGGTCGCTTGTCGATTTCGGACTCCGGGGAAGAGCTATGTCGGCGCGGCGAGTGGTTCTAGCTATGGCTCGCATCGA
The Halococcus hamelinensis 100A6 genome window above contains:
- a CDS encoding RsmB/NOP family class I SAM-dependent RNA methyltransferase, encoding MDPLDRYEPIIDDFAAFRAACERPLGHVARVNTIKTSVERAKEALDEEGVEFESCEWQPGLVKLDGTTTGRTWGAFHGWLHGQEEVSALPATVCDPKPGERVFAACAAPGGKATQLAALADDRGLVVANDRNLGRLSALRFNAERLGVTSMAVTNRDAGNYSLAPFDFEAFDRALVDVPCSCEGTIRKNPDALDEWSRQRIESIAGTQKSILRRAVQATKTGGTVVYSTCTFAPEENEAVLDAVLESEDCRLVEFECGLETRPGITEWEDDRFDPGVEHAKRVYPHLNDTGGFFCAKLEVAG